In Neptuniibacter halophilus, the genomic stretch GGTTATCTGGGCGGTGGTAACACAGCACGTAACACCACTATCGTACGTTCTAACTACCTCTGGGATGAAGCAGCTCACCTGTATGAGCACGCGATGAAGTTGTGGGAAGGCCTGTCTCAGGACCTGAACTACAACGTCATGTTCTCCCAGCGCGGAGTGCTCAACCTGGGCCACACCCTGCAGGATATGCGTGATATCGAGCGTCGTGTAAACGCTAACCGTCTGAACGGTATCGACGGCGAAGTGCTGGATGCCAAACAGGTTCAGGAACTGGTGCCACACATGGATTGTTCTGCGAATACCCGTTACCCGGTCATGGGTGCATCCTGGCAGCCACGTGCGGGTGTTGCCCGTCACGATGCGGTAGCCTGGGGCTTTGCCCGTGGTGCGGATGCGCATGGTGTTGACCTGATTCAGCAGACCGAAGTGACTGACCTGATCATTGAAGATGGCACCATTACCGGCGTTAAAACCAACCGTTACGGCGAGATCAAAGCGGATCGCGTAGGTTGTGTTGTGGCCGGTAACTCCAGTGTGCTGGCGAATATGGCTGGTTTTGAACTGCCGCTGGAATCTCACCCGCTGCAGGCGCTGGTATCTGAGCCAATCAAACCGATTCTGGACACCGTTGTGATGTCCAACCACGTACACGGCTACGTCAGTCAGTCCGATAAGGGCGATCTGGTTATCGGTGCCGGTATCGATGGCTACAACGGTTACGGCCAGCGCGGTTCCTACCCGACGATTGAGCACACCGTGCAGGCGATTGTAGAGCTGTTCCCGATCTTCAGTCGTGTGCGCATGAACCGTCAGTGGGGCGGTATTGTAGATACCTGCCCGGATGCCTGTCCGATTATCAGTGACACCCCGGTTAAGAACCTGTTCTTCAACTGTGGTTGGGGTACCGGTGGCTTTAAAGCGACGCCGGGTTCCGGCAACGTTTTCGCCGCATCTCTGGCGAAAGGTGAAATGCATGAGCTGGCTAAGCCATTCTCCATGTTCCGATTCCACAATGGCGCGCTGATCGATGAGCACGGCGCTGCTGGTGTAGCACACTAAGGGGAGGTTATCCGATGTTTCATATCTACTGCCCGCATTGTGGCGAATACCGTGAAGAAGAAGAGTTCCACGCGGCTGGTCAGGCGCACATTGCGCGTCCACTGGACCCGGAAGCCTGCTCCGACAAAGAGTGGGGCGAATACATGTTCTTTCGTAAAAACCCGCGTGGTATCCACCATGAGCTTTGGGTACACGCTGCCGGTTGTCGCAAGTTTTTCAATATGACCCGCGACACCCAGACTTACGAAATCAAAGAAGTTTACAAGATTGGGGAACAGCCAACCGTGGTTGCCCAGTCTGCTGCTAAGTAAAGGAGCGGCGAGATGACACAGCAAAACCGCCTCCAGAACGGAGGTCGAATTGACCGTTCCAAGCCACTGAAATTCAGCTACAACGGCAAAAATTACAGCGGCTTTCAGGGTGATACGCTGGCCTCAGCGATGCTGGCAAACGGCATCGATATTGTAGGTCGTAGTTTTAAATACAGCCGTCCACGCGGCATCGTTGCGGCGGGTGCAGAAGAACCGAATGCGGTACTGCAGCTCGGTGCGACTGAAGCGACTCAGGTACCGAACGTCCGTGCGACCCAGCAGGAGCTGTTCGACGGTCTGGTATCGCAGTCCACTAACGGCTGGCCGAGCGTTGAAACTGACGTGATGAGCATGGTCGGTAAAGTGGGTGGCAGCATGATGCCACCGGGCTTCTACTACAAAACCTTTATGTTTCCGCAGTCTTTGTGGGATACCTACGAGTCGATGATTCGTAAGGCCGCGGGCCTTGGTCGTTCGCCTCTGGAAAATGATCCGGATACCTACGACAAGGTAAACCAGCACTGTGACGTACTGGTAGTCGGTGCAGGCCCTGCGGGTCTGGCAGCAGCGCTGACCGTAGCGCGCAGCGGTGCCCGTGTGATTATTGCCGATGAGCAGAGCGAATTCGGCGGTAGCCTGCTGAGCAGCAAAGAAACCCTGGATGGCAAGCCTGCCTCCGATTGGGTTAACTCGGTAGTTGAAGAGCTGAGCAGTTACAACGATGTTCAGATGCTGCCGCGTTCTACCGTAAATGGTTACCACGACCACAACTTTGTGACGATCCATCAGCGTTGCACCGATCACTTTGCGGATCGCGCACCGGACGGCCAGGTGCGTCAGCGCCTGCACCGGGTACGTGCCAAGTGGGTTGTGCTGGCGACCGGCGCGCATGAGCGTCCAC encodes the following:
- a CDS encoding sarcosine oxidase subunit beta family protein, producing MQHYSGFGLFKHSLSHHENWQRAWRNPTPKKKYDVIIVGGGGHGLATAYYLAKQFGVTNVAVIEKGYLGGGNTARNTTIVRSNYLWDEAAHLYEHAMKLWEGLSQDLNYNVMFSQRGVLNLGHTLQDMRDIERRVNANRLNGIDGEVLDAKQVQELVPHMDCSANTRYPVMGASWQPRAGVARHDAVAWGFARGADAHGVDLIQQTEVTDLIIEDGTITGVKTNRYGEIKADRVGCVVAGNSSVLANMAGFELPLESHPLQALVSEPIKPILDTVVMSNHVHGYVSQSDKGDLVIGAGIDGYNGYGQRGSYPTIEHTVQAIVELFPIFSRVRMNRQWGGIVDTCPDACPIISDTPVKNLFFNCGWGTGGFKATPGSGNVFAASLAKGEMHELAKPFSMFRFHNGALIDEHGAAGVAH
- a CDS encoding sarcosine oxidase subunit delta; this encodes MFHIYCPHCGEYREEEEFHAAGQAHIARPLDPEACSDKEWGEYMFFRKNPRGIHHELWVHAAGCRKFFNMTRDTQTYEIKEVYKIGEQPTVVAQSAAK